The genomic DNA TGCTGTAATTCGGCTTTGCATTGCGTTTTACCAGAAAAATCATTCCGGGAAAAGTGATGTGTAATCAAGGGGTCGTGTTCGGGAGACCAAAGCGTTTCATCAATTCCATTTCGGATTCCAATAAGGTCACCTGCACGAAACTTTAACACCGGATCGAGACCAAAACCAAAATGCGGCGTCTGGATCTCCTTCGCGTAATTTTCGCTGACGGTTGTGAGTTTGGTGGAAAAATACAGTCCCGCTTTCATCATATTGACTTGACCAAAAGCCTCGACGCCATCGGGCCGAAAAACATGGTCTGGAATGCCTAAAAACGATAAGACCGAGCGGGGCGCATAGCCGTGATGCTGAAGATTGTGAATCGTGAAGACGGAGCCACTGCGTTCGAGAGGGTGTTCACGCTCAACAGTATCAAGCAGCACCGAGAGGAGTCCCGCGGTCCAATCGTGCCCATGAAAAATATCTGGGATCCAGTTGAGGTAGTAGCAGAGATCGATCGCCGCGCGCGCAAGAAACGCAAAGCGCTCATGATTATCGTCAAAATCTCCATACCGGTCCGCGTAAATGCCGTTGCGGTTGAAATAGCGGTCGAACTCCAAAAAATAAACGGATAAATTGTCTTTTTTGAGTTCCCAAATTTTGGCGAATTCGATCCCGTAGCCCATATTGACAATCATCGGCTGGGGATGTTCAATCACCGACGATGGCAGCGAAAATGTGGAATATTTGGGCAAAACCACCTTAACCTCATGTCCCAGTTGTGCGACATAACGCGAAAGCGATGCAACACAATCGCCCAAACCTCCAACCTTTGCAAACGGTGTATACTCCGGCGTTAGCATGCAAATTTTGAGTGGTTGTATGGAATCTGCCGATTTTGAAGCCCTCGCTTTCATCTCTAAAGTGAAAAACATTATGGTAAAAAGTATCTCAAATGCAAGAGAGCCCCGAGTTACATATGTTCTGAAAAATTCTTGACAGTAGTTTAAATATATCAACCAAGATGCGGCCATGAATCTAAAAAGGTATTCTAAGAATAAGTTGAGCACTTTGTTTTGTTCTACGGCGGTTTTGCTGAGTGGTTTTGTTCAAACTTTTGGAGCAACAGAAGTCATGATCAATCCTCCTAACTCTTCCGAGTGTCAAGATAAACGGTATGCTCCAGTAAAACGGTACATCATTGATACGGGAAATCGGGAGGACTTAGGATTGCAGTCTGCGTGCGGTTTTTATTCGCTAGAAGCAGCATTGCAAATAGCCTTAAACCCAAAAGAAAAATTTCTAACAATTCAAAGGGGACCGATTATTGATTGGTATCAACAGTACGCAAAAATTCTCGAGGAATATTTCCCTATTATAAGGAGTGTTGTTTCTCCCTCGTTTAAGATAGATGGGAAATTTTTTACTGATTTTTATAATCTGTCGAATTTTGACACGCTGGAAAGGGTTGCCCAGTTTGCAACGGGAAATTTGAATGCAAGCTGGAGGGAAAGTTTAAAGGGGCGCCCTGATAACACTTCAGAAGATGAAGATTATGAGGAAAAATTCTGCAAACTTGCTAAACTCTATTATGGTAATCGGAGCCCCTCAGAGGATTATTTGGAGTTTAGACAGATTTTATTTGCGCAATGGATAATGCTAGTAATTGGTGAATGTCCGTGGCTAGATATCGAAGAAAAGGATTCGGAAAACTTGGAGTTAATGAGTTCAAAATGGAACGATCACTGCGGGGGAAAGCGTTGTGATATGCAAGTACAAGAACGTATGTACCGCGAAGGAGTTCAACTGGTGAAAAATTGTGATTTTGGTATTTGCTCCTGGAGTTATTTTTTCACGGGAATGGTGCAGGTAGCATCATGTGGGAATGAGATGCTTTGCGATAAGTTTACGATTAATATATTTTCTTTGGAGCCTAATGAGCGTGAAGTACGTTTTGTGAGGAGTTTCTTTGATTCTTTAGACAGAGAAGGGAATAAAAAGCTTAGCATTAACATAGCGTTCAGTTCTGAACATGCAGAGTGCTTAACTCCAGATGACCGGTTGCGCTGGGTAACTTACAATGATGTATACACGAATTCTCAATATGAAGAATTGACTCAGGATATGAATCGATGGGAGAACCTTCGTCTATCATTACTTGAAGCAGAGCGGTGGCAAGATACAATTCAAGCGAAGAAGTTTGATTTGCGTCTCAATGAATTCTTAACTCAAATGCGGGCAAAACAGCCTATAGTGAATTCTGTAGTTGTTGCCCCAAATCCTGTACTGATAGTGACAGCAAAAGACGTAAACATTCAAAAGGATTTTCCGAGATATCTCACAGTAGATGATATTCCTCAAAGATGGAGGAAGAACAAGTCATCCCACATACCGGGTACGCTTAGTAATGAGGAAAAGGGGTTTCATGACAAACTTGTATGCATAAAAATATACGAAGACTATTTTTCACTATTATCCAGGATGATGGATGCGGCAAAACTAAGAGAACGAGTCAAGTAGTCTGGGAATTGAGCTTCCAAAGTTACTGACAGGTGGACATTTATCATAACACAAGTGAGGACAGTGTTTTACTGGGCCTGTTTTGGATATCCGATGATCCAGTAGTTGAACAGGTAGTGGCTGTTGCTCTATTGAGGTGGAGATTTTAGACTGAAAGTTTCGGTTTATGGAATTTGATTGAGTTGCATCAGTAGAGTTCCGCCTTGGGAAAGGTGGGATTTTGATGATGTTGCCATTTTTAAGATTAGCGACGATATTTTTGGATTTTTGTAGTTTGCGTGATACAAAAAACAATCTTGACAATGGAAAAGATATAGGTGACAACGGGGCATGGTTTTGGAAAATTTTTCTAAATGTAGTGTAGATAGATGGTTGTGCGTTGCTGCGGTTTTATCGAGTAGCTGGTGTTGTTCCTTCGGCTCATTGGACGAAAATATTTCGATGGAGGTTTCTTTATCCAGTCTCCTAAAACAGCAGTCATATGACCAATCAATTAAGCAACCGATCAAGCGGTACATAGTTGAGGCCGGAAATGGAGTGGGAGGAAATAGTACAAAGAAAGGCGATATGGCAATTGGTGAAGAAGCATGTGCTATTTATGCACTTTTAACTGCAATACACATGGCATTGAATCCAGATGAGCTTTATGGTTTGGCAGTTGATGATCGAGAGGTTGCCGATGTTTATCGGCAATATGCGGATATACGGGAGAAGTATCTTCCTGTTATGGAATGCATTGTTTCTCCGTCATTTGAGATAAACGGAGATTTTTTGCGAGAGAGAGAGAAGGTTTATAGCGAAATATGTGGCACACCCCGGCATGCTAGTATAGAGGATTTTGCGAAAATAGCGGATGGAAATTTAAATGAAAAATTTCAAGAAGATATAAAGGAGAAAGGTCTTGTGGAGAGGTTGCGAGAGCTTGCAATGCTCTATT from Verrucomicrobiota bacterium includes the following:
- the glgA gene encoding glycogen synthase GlgA, with protein sequence MKARASKSADSIQPLKICMLTPEYTPFAKVGGLGDCVASLSRYVAQLGHEVKVVLPKYSTFSLPSSVIEHPQPMIVNMGYGIEFAKIWELKKDNLSVYFLEFDRYFNRNGIYADRYGDFDDNHERFAFLARAAIDLCYYLNWIPDIFHGHDWTAGLLSVLLDTVEREHPLERSGSVFTIHNLQHHGYAPRSVLSFLGIPDHVFRPDGVEAFGQVNMMKAGLYFSTKLTTVSENYAKEIQTPHFGFGLDPVLKFRAGDLIGIRNGIDETLWSPEHDPLITHHFSRNDFSGKTQCKAELQHYCRLPEDPAIPIFSVIARLYEQKGLDYLVRILESVLRQMRLQFVLLGSGDHELESQFIHIARHHQDQAFIYIGYNESLAHLIEAGSDFFLMPSRFEPCGLNQMYSMRYGTLPIAHATGGLADTITTYGKHPGTGFLFDDLSESALFHAIGKANALYYDQPEVILAMRQKAMEQDFSWKTSAERYVDVYRWAQKH